From the Lactuca sativa cultivar Salinas chromosome 9, Lsat_Salinas_v11, whole genome shotgun sequence genome, the window ACCATGTCGTGACCAAgaccttgccacgtcgtggtggacACTATATGTGCGTTCCTTCTTAGCCAATGCCACATCATGATGTTTCCCTCCACCATGTCGTGGCCACCCCAAAACCCACATCCCACATTTGAAGACTTTAAATTGCCATAAATACAAAAGAAATATTTACCTGAAACTTGGTGTTACAAATCAATCTAGGGATGATAAGCAATACCCAAATACAACTTTTTTCCAAGTTCTTATGGCATACTCCTAAAAAGTGTGAAATGAAATGGCTATCTTTATATGATACAATACATAAAGAAGGTACACCATATCTTCTCACTACCTCTTTAACATAAAATtttgcaaaattttcaaaatgccaCATTTATCTTGCTGAGAAGGAAAGCACACTCTTGGTTAATCTGTCCATAACCACCTAAATCATGTCATAAACCTTATTGTTCTTTGAACAAAAAACGATGTGTGTATGTGCAAAATCCATGATAATTTTGTTCCACTTCCATTCCGACACTTCAAGTGGTTCATCATCACCATAAGACCGTTGATGCTTAGTTTTGACCAATAAGTCAAACAAACACTAATGTATTTTACGATGTCAATTTTCATTGTTTGTCACCGATAATATGaaatcaaatccaaatacattttagAGCTTATGAGGTGTATTGAGTACCTAGATTTATGGGCATTATTTAGCAACATCTTTCTTCTATCTCTAAGCATAGGTACCCATATCCAACCCTAAATGTTTTTAATCCATGTGTGTCGTTAAAAGTCTCAAATGCACCTGATTTTCTTTTTTCAAGTTTCCCTCTTTGCTTGAATTTTCTTGTGCCTCTTTCAACACATAAACAATTGATGATACCAATTTAATTCTTAAGACTCCAACTCACTTCTTTTCCTTTACTATTTTTTACTCAAAGCGTTTGTCACTCTGTTTGCTTTACCGGTATAATTCacaatttttgaattaaattagtGATCTACATCTATCTAGTAATTACTTGAGTTTTAttatgggataatgacttaaatgggtaacatattttttgatttgtatacatttagtcactaagtttttttgtccatattttcTTATTGAACTTGTTAAATTGTTCAAATAACATCCTTATGACCTGCTATCGGAGGTATAGCCGGTTTTTGGCATATTTGACACCTCCGGCGATGCTCTGGTCATCTACTCCGGTGAGTCTTCAGTGTTCATGATTTTTCCGGCGAAAATAAACacacatactaacatatcatatatGTTTTAGATTCAAGGCTTCTATTCTCCCCTCTCTATTTCTTATATATTTCTTATGAACTCAAGATATGTGATGaacataaacatacatacacATCAGATCAGTGTATGTGTGTTGTTCCAAAATCAAGAAAGAACACATACAGATCTGAAAATCGCTCCAATAAACCCATATTTGGTGCTCGATAAAGAACACATAAACACAAACAATTCTCGAAATCATTTGATTTCTGTGAAGAAGATGGAAACGACGAACACGCACATTGATTTTTGATTTGTGTGAAGaagatgaacacacacacacataccttGAAGATCATTTGATTTCTGGAAAGAAGATGAACATACATACACACATCGTTTTTTGTTTAAGAACACACATCGATTTTTTCAAGAACTCACACATGCTTTCAAAATCGAAATGTGGGAAGAAGATGTTCAAGAACATACACATCGATTTCTAGGAAGAAGATGTTCAATCTGGGGTTTGTTTGAGAGCAAGGGAAAAAACACAGGTTTGATTTTCTTTTTATGAGCAGAAAGAAAGAGGCTCGATTTTCTTCTAGTGAACAACAAATTTATCCAAACCCATGAATGGGTTCTTCAATTTTGTTCTAGATTCGAACACATATGAGTTTTTTTTTCATTCAGATGAATTCACACGAACGATGAACACAAGAACAAACCCTAACCTTCGTTTTCATTTTTCCAGATTAGTGGGTTCTTGAATGGCTTCTTCCATTTTGTTATAGATTCAAATGTTTGTGTGTTTGTTCTTCTTTAGCTTGTGTTCTTCATTAGTCAAGTTTCTTCGTGTGTTCTTCAACAGGGGAAGGTGAGGAGATCGGGTAACGATTAATGTGTATGCACTTGAAATCTTGGTTtgtttatgtgtgttcatgtgttTTTAAAAAGTGAGTTTGTGTGTTTAAATCTCTGAACCACCAGATTTGTGGTTCAACTTGATTTctgatttaaaataaagaacaatgTTCTGAAATTTTAGAGATGAAGAACAATGTCATCGGAAAAATAATGTTGGTTGGAGACTCGCCGGAAATATGACCAGAGCTACAAATATCGCCGAAGTCTGCCTAATATGTTGGAAAACCTACTCTATCAGTCATACGGATGTTTTTTTGAACAGTTAAATAAGTTCAATGAGAAATATGAACAAAAAAACCAGTGACTAAATATGTAAGAATCAAAAACtaaattacccttttaagtcattatccattTTATTATCCATTTTATTATTTGAGAGAATTCATGCAATATGATCAAACTCATTATAATGGATTGGCAGAGAGGGCGTACCTAGGTTGGGTGAACCTCTTTACATTGTTTTGCATTGGTTTAAAAAATCTGTCTCTACACATCTTCATGATTGATGGCATGTCCTTGGTGAAAACCAACCCATTCCAGTCTAATCGTTTACTAGTTGATTTATTCATATTATATCTTGTAAATCTTACCAAAGCGCCTATGATCTAGCGGTATGGAGTGACCATCTTATATGAGAGGTCTGGGGTTCAAGTCTCGATGAAGATATAGGTGGTTATTTAGAGAGGAGATTAATTAGTTtgccgtttaaaaaaaaatatcttGTAAATCTTCATAGatttatattcttttttttttttttatgagaaACGCatcttaatattatttataacaaaCTCGTTTCAGTATTGAAATACCCAGGAAAATTTTGGTAACTCCATATGAGAAATGAAAATCTACGATCATATttgaataattaatatttttgataCTATAAGTTGATGCGACAACTAAAGCAGTTTCCATATTTGGCCATGCAAGAGAAGCTAGAAGACAAATCAGATTATATATTAGTGTTTGTTTGTCGATTTGTTGTGTGaaattttttgtaaaaaattGTACGTACTAAATGTTTAgacttttatttaataaattcaaAAGCTGAATCTTAATCGTAATAAACAAGAAATGATAATCAAAAGACAATATCCAGTTCACAATCAAGATTTAGCAAATTAAAAAAGTAGAAACATACTTAAAAtcttatatataaactaaataccCTATTTATTATTACTAAAAATTTAGGGACAACAATGAATACACCATTAACTCCTATTTGTTACCAACTATAATAATTATTCTTGTTTAATACGAAACATGATTAATTTCAACTTAGtagaaaaaattaaattaataacaataaAAAGATATAGTCAAAATTCacaaatacttaaataaaagatCACCCCTGAAAAATTACAAAGTCTGAAACCTGTCCAAGCATTTTGAAATTTGAACCATTGACTCTGGTTAAGCTGAAAACCATTTTGACTTTTGACTATGGTGTGTAAATAAGATTAAAAGGGTCACTTGATAcagagctctctctctctctctctctctctctctctctctctctctcatggttGTTGATCTGTATTCATTATTGAAGGTTGGAAAAAAGTTGTCATTTCGGACGTTAGCTGTAACGCCAATTGTTTCTAGCGATCCTCTCACTGTGATCACACCCTTCTCTTTATAAATTTTACACCAAAcggtttgatttttgaattttacaCTGTTCTGTTAAATGGGTGCTTGTTATTCAACAACAGGCAACACCCGGAGACATAAAAAACAAGATGAAggcgatgaagatgatgatggatGGTGGAAATCGAAGCGTGGTAGTAAGATTAATCGAACATCCGCCGATTTTAAGTTCGTGTTCGGCGGCAGTGTGGAGGAACGACTGCTCCACCATGTTCCTGGTAGGCTTTTCGGTAATGGCTCCTGCAGTATCGCCAGTTTGCATACGCAACAGGGCAAGAAAGGCACCAATCAAGACGCCATGATCGTTTGGGAGGTTTGTTTTTCGCCTTGTATTTACTGTAGCAATTCAATTCGTGACATAAGGGTTAGattgtgaattagggtttattaaGAAAATGATTAACAATTAGGAAATTTTATGTCAATTTGTGAGTTTTTGGTTGGAATTAAGCATGCCCTAGAGGGTGTCAGACGCCATCTGTGGACCAAAATAACTAAATAATCCCATACGCCATTAACAACACCATCATCTCTACATGAAAAGATCGATCTttaacttaaaaacatgtttttcttTAGCTCAATGAATATGAAAATCGATAGATAACACATGCAATTAAATTATCAGCAATCTTCGTGTCTTTTGAGTTAATCTATGATCATGAGAATACTTTTGGAACATTTGTAATTCAGAAATTCAACTCAAATAGTGATGCAGTCTTCTGTGGAGTATTTGATGGACATGGGCCTTATGGTCATATGGTTGCTAAGAAAGTTCGTGACTCACTTCCTGTTCTCTTATCCACTCAATGGATGGATACCAATACCAATATCACTAACACCAATCAAATTTCTGATAATGAGAACATGAATACCAATGAAAGCATACCTGAAGAGGAACTATTTGAAGAATATTGGTGTGAACAATCAGATGTTGAAGAAAAAGAAACAATCCCAGAAAAGTATTTGCCCCTTAAAAAGTCTATACTCAAATCTTTCAAGTTAATTGACAAAGAACTCAAGAACCATCCATCTATTGACTGTTTCTGCAGTGGAACAACTGCTGTTACTATGATCAAGCAGGTGGCTTTTTTGTCCAAATCTCAAAACCCAATTTCAATAATCCACATAAAAACAATCTTTTTATTCAATTGATAAAAAATACCTAATCTTTTCAGGGTCAGGATCTTGTAATTGGAAATGTTGGTGACTCAAGAGCAGTGTTAGCAACTAGAGATGAACACAATTCATTAGTTCCAGtccagttgaccgttgacttgaaaCCTAATCTCCCAAGTAAGGtgtcctcttttttttttttttcatcattATGTAATGTGTGTTTCTTTTCTAGACCGAATAAACTGTCTGAATGAGTTTTTTTAAACAACAACGATGTATATAACGAACTGTCCAGATTAAGTGCTTAAACCATTAAGTGAAAAAGAACACATACACATAcccaattatttattttatttggttGGTGTTCAGGGGAAGCAGCTAGGATCCATCAGTTTAAAGGAAGGGTGTTTGCATTGCAAGATGAGCCAGATGTTTCACGTGTATGGCTACCAAATAGTGACTCCCCTGGTTTAGCAATGGCTAGAGCCTTCGGGGATTTCTGTTTAAAAGACTTCGGTTTAATTTCAGTCCCTGACATTTTTTATCACCGGATTACCGAAAGAGACGAATTTGTGATCCTTGCAACTGATGGTGTGAGTAGCCTTATTTTTTTCTCTCTAACTTCTCAGTAAGTCAACTAACTGAAAAATTAGCAAATCCAGCGTTACTAACTCACTTCCCCGTTACTACATGATGAGTTGGCATTATCACTTCATTAGTTGATGCCAACTCATCATGTCCCACCAAAGCGCCATGCATGGTGTTAACGGGGAAGTGGGAAGTGACCTACCACCAGGTAAAGGTTACTAAGTACTTCCTGGTTACCACATGATGAGTTGACATTATCACATCATTAGATAATGCCAACTTATCATGCCCCGCCAAAACGCCACGCGGGGTGGTAACCAGGAAGTGACCTGATGATAACATATCATCAGGTAAAGGTTACTAGGTCACTTCCCGGTTATCACATGATGAGTTGGTATTATCACATCATTAAGTGATGTCAACTCATCATGCCCCACCAAAGCGCTACGCGACAGTAGATAAGGTGGTAACTGGGAAGTGATAGACCTGAGGTAAAGGGTCAAATTTGGAAATTTGTTTAAAGGGGGggtgaaaatgaaaatgaaagtatgttgttgtttTGAGACAGGTATGGGATGTGCTATCGAATAAGGAAGCTGTAGAGATTGTGGGTGCAGCTCCTAGCCGGTCAACTGCAGCCAGAGCACTTGTTGACTGTGCCACAAGATCATGGAAGCTCAAATACCCAACTTCTAAAACCGATGATTGTGCTGCTGTTTGCTTATTTCTTCACCAAAATCCCAAAACTGTTGCAAAAAAAACAGATACTGATGAAGCTGAAGTTGAAACTGTTGTTGATTGTAGTGAGATTGTGGTTGTTGATAATGAAAAGGTGGTTGAAAAGAGTGTTGTAGGAAGGTCGCAAAGGAGCCTGGCTGAATGCATATCCACATCAGAAGATGAAGAATGGTCAGCTCTTGAAGGTGTGACACGTGTCAATAGTTTGCTCAGTATTCCCAGATTTTTGTCAATTGATAAAAGATCGGCAAGTTGGAGGAAATCTGGTTCCAAGATTTGAAATTTTAATGCAAACAATTGCACATCGGTTTTCAGGAATAAGATCAATGTATATTTctcttttccattttttttttgtatgtaatGTTGTTGAACAAAAAGAGAACTCTAAATTTTGTTGGTGATGCTAATTTTAGGACCAGGATCGAGATAAATAcagtttatttatttttgttcttttctcATTAATTTGGAATCCTAATAATCATTACGATCAACAATCTATAGAGTAAAAAGAACGAACATATTTTTAATCGAACACCAAAATTTAGAAAGATGATCTATTAGTCATGGGTAAATCTACAATaacattatacaaaaaaaaaaaaaaaaaaaaaaaaaatctatcat encodes:
- the LOC111895547 gene encoding probable protein phosphatase 2C 66 isoform X2, with the protein product MIVWEKFNSNSDAVFCGVFDGHGPYGHMVAKKVRDSLPVLLSTQWMDTNTNITNTNQISDNENMNTNESIPEEELFEEYWCEQSDVEEKETIPEKYLPLKKSILKSFKLIDKELKNHPSIDCFCSGTTAVTMIKQGQDLVIGNVGDSRAVLATRDEHNSLVPVQLTVDLKPNLPREAARIHQFKGRVFALQDEPDVSRVWLPNSDSPGLAMARAFGDFCLKDFGLISVPDIFYHRITERDEFVILATDGVWDVLSNKEAVEIVGAAPSRSTAARALVDCATRSWKLKYPTSKTDDCAAVCLFLHQNPKTVAKKTDTDEAEVETVVDCSEIVVVDNEKVVEKSVVGRSQRSLAECISTSEDEEWSALEGVTRVNSLLSIPRFLSIDKRSASWRKSGSKI
- the LOC111895547 gene encoding probable protein phosphatase 2C 66 isoform X1, with product MGACYSTTGNTRRHKKQDEGDEDDDGWWKSKRGSKINRTSADFKFVFGGSVEERLLHHVPGRLFGNGSCSIASLHTQQGKKGTNQDAMIVWEKFNSNSDAVFCGVFDGHGPYGHMVAKKVRDSLPVLLSTQWMDTNTNITNTNQISDNENMNTNESIPEEELFEEYWCEQSDVEEKETIPEKYLPLKKSILKSFKLIDKELKNHPSIDCFCSGTTAVTMIKQGQDLVIGNVGDSRAVLATRDEHNSLVPVQLTVDLKPNLPREAARIHQFKGRVFALQDEPDVSRVWLPNSDSPGLAMARAFGDFCLKDFGLISVPDIFYHRITERDEFVILATDGVWDVLSNKEAVEIVGAAPSRSTAARALVDCATRSWKLKYPTSKTDDCAAVCLFLHQNPKTVAKKTDTDEAEVETVVDCSEIVVVDNEKVVEKSVVGRSQRSLAECISTSEDEEWSALEGVTRVNSLLSIPRFLSIDKRSASWRKSGSKI